A stretch of the Alnus glutinosa chromosome 6, dhAlnGlut1.1, whole genome shotgun sequence genome encodes the following:
- the LOC133871548 gene encoding uncharacterized protein LOC133871548: MKGVVRFGKKGKLSPRFVGSIEVKEVVGPVAYKVELPPALSGVHNVFHVSTLRKHVHDPRLIVDFEPLQVQDDLKYEELPVQILDRKEQRLRTKTILLVKVLWRNPDVEEASWELEHEMRNKYPHLF, translated from the coding sequence ATGAAAGGAGTAGTGCGGTTTGGCAAGAAAGGGAAGCTGAGTCCAAGATTTGTAGGATCCATTGAAGTTAAAGAAGTGGTTGGCCCCGTGGCATACAAAGTCGAGCTACCGCCAGCCTTATCTGGAGTCCATAACGTCTTCCATGTATCAACCTTGAGAAAGCATGTTCATGACCCGCGTCTTATCGTAGATTTTGAACCCCTTCAAGTTCAAGACGACCTCAAATACGAAGAATTGCCAGTTCAAATTCTTGATCGCAAAGAACAACGGTTAAGGACCAAAACTATTCTTTTAGTTAAAGTCCTATGGCGAAACCCTGATGTTGAGGAAGCGTCTTGGGAACTTGAACATGAAATGAGGAACAAATATCCacatttgttttga